Genomic DNA from Candidatus Ozemobacteraceae bacterium:
GGTCGGAAACCTCATTCTGATAGCCGTTCCATGACGGAATCGAATAATTTCCTCTCAATTGATTGACCGAATCAGCCGACCTTGGTAAGGTAATACTCGTCTGATTTTCATTGACGACAGCGGAAATATCCTATTATACTCACACTCGCAGCAGTAAGTCGTAGGCAGACAATCGGAGGAAGCCCGAATGCAATTGGCGGATGTTTTGCATGAAAAGATGGTGTTCCTGGATTTCAAGGCCGTCGGAAAAGACGAAGCGATCGATGCGTTCGTGAAGGCGATCGTCGATTCCGGCACGGTCGATGAACCGGCGGCTCTCAAGAGCGCCCTTCTCGAGCGTGAAAAGCTCGGCACCACCGGTGTCGGTGGGGGAATTGCCATCCCGCATGCGCGCTGCGGCGTGATCAAGGATCTTTCGGTCGCGTTTTTCCGGTCGCCCGAAGGCATCAATTTCGGCGCCATCGACGGGAAGCCGGTCAATCTGATTTTCCTTCTG
This window encodes:
- a CDS encoding fructose PTS transporter subunit IIA, with the translated sequence MQLADVLHEKMVFLDFKAVGKDEAIDAFVKAIVDSGTVDEPAALKSALLEREKLGTTGVGGGIAIPHARCGVIKDLSVAFFRSPEGINFGAIDGKPVNLIFLLLAPIASGGPYLKLLAKISRLLRGDEFRQALMDADGPAAVLEIIRDNE